The Planococcus donghaensis genome contains a region encoding:
- a CDS encoding cystathionine gamma-synthase family protein, translated as MTQKDIQMGTKAVWAGEKEYLVHGATQVPVVLSVAYTYDDMDEWYDVAIGKKKGHIYGRNTNPTVQAFEDKVKILEGGEAATSFSTGMAAISNTLATFLLPGDRIVSVKDTYGGTNKIFTEFLPRQNIEVALAETGNHESIEAEVAKGCKILYLETPTNPTVKITDIERMAKAGHEVGAIVIIDNTFGTPINQNPLELGVDLVIHSATKFLGGHADALGGVLVGSHELVEQVYHYREINGATMDPMAAYLTLRGMKTLHIRVREQCKNAMALAKYLQTKELVEDVFYPGLETHPNHDIAKKQMKDFGGMLSFAVKGGVDTVRDLLPKLQYAHRAANLGAVETTVGPARTTSHVECTPEERAAMGIPEGLIRVSCGIENIEDIIADFEQAFKHVESAVKI; from the coding sequence ATGACACAAAAAGATATTCAGATGGGAACAAAAGCAGTATGGGCAGGAGAAAAAGAATATTTGGTACACGGAGCAACTCAAGTACCTGTTGTATTGAGCGTAGCTTATACGTATGACGACATGGACGAATGGTATGACGTAGCAATCGGAAAGAAAAAAGGTCACATTTATGGACGCAACACAAATCCAACCGTACAGGCATTTGAAGATAAAGTGAAAATACTAGAAGGTGGAGAAGCTGCAACAAGCTTTTCTACAGGGATGGCTGCAATTAGCAACACACTAGCAACATTTTTACTGCCGGGTGATCGCATTGTCTCGGTAAAAGACACGTACGGTGGGACCAACAAAATTTTTACTGAATTTCTTCCACGACAAAATATTGAAGTGGCTTTAGCGGAAACTGGTAACCACGAGTCGATTGAAGCTGAAGTGGCAAAAGGTTGCAAAATCCTTTACTTAGAAACACCAACAAATCCGACAGTCAAAATTACGGATATTGAGCGAATGGCGAAAGCCGGACATGAAGTGGGTGCAATTGTCATTATTGACAATACATTTGGCACACCGATTAACCAAAATCCTCTGGAGTTGGGCGTCGATTTGGTCATTCATAGCGCAACCAAGTTTCTTGGAGGACATGCGGATGCACTAGGAGGCGTATTGGTCGGTTCTCATGAACTTGTTGAGCAAGTTTATCATTACCGCGAAATCAACGGAGCGACAATGGATCCAATGGCAGCTTACTTGACTTTACGTGGGATGAAGACACTTCACATTCGTGTGCGTGAGCAATGCAAAAACGCAATGGCACTTGCAAAATACTTACAAACAAAAGAATTGGTCGAAGATGTATTTTACCCAGGACTTGAAACACATCCAAACCATGACATTGCAAAAAAACAAATGAAAGATTTTGGCGGCATGCTCAGCTTTGCAGTAAAAGGCGGCGTGGATACGGTAAGAGATCTTCTTCCGAAATTGCAATATGCACATCGTGCAGCAAATCTTGGGGCCGTAGAAACTACGGTTGGTCCTGCGCGGACAACAAGTCACGTGGAATGTACGCCTGAAGAACGTGCAGCAATGGGCATTCCTGAAGGCTTGATCCGAGTTTCTTGCGGAATCGAAAATATTGAAGACATCATTGCCGACTTCGAACAAGCGTTCAAACATGTTGAAAGTGCTGTGAAAATTTAA
- a CDS encoding homoserine dehydrogenase, with protein MVHKLAFIGFGVVGQGLAEILHHKKEALKRDENFEAQIVAISDFMKGSIYQPDGLDIELVLKTLKETGNLEDYPKTTGLIKGWDSITTICESNADTIIEVSYTDVKTGQPAINHCKTAFEHGKNVVMTNKGPVALAYKELSEIAEQHGVSWGFEGTVMSGTPALRMPISTLAGNDITEIRGILNGTTNYILTKMENEGVTYEEALAEAQALGYAEADPTSDVEGYDARYKIVILSNYVMKAPLTVEEVSCTGISSITAQDIEKAKKESKRWKLIATARKQQTGVVAWIALEKVDLDDPLAAISGATNAITYETDLLGAVTLSGAGAGKVETGFSLLIDLITIARQKQTVKL; from the coding sequence ATGGTTCATAAATTAGCATTTATCGGATTTGGGGTAGTGGGACAAGGATTAGCTGAGATTCTGCACCATAAAAAAGAAGCATTAAAACGCGACGAAAATTTTGAAGCACAAATTGTAGCGATTTCTGATTTTATGAAAGGCTCTATTTACCAGCCAGATGGTCTTGATATTGAGTTGGTTTTAAAAACCTTGAAAGAAACAGGCAACCTAGAAGATTATCCTAAAACCACAGGGTTGATCAAAGGCTGGGATAGTATAACAACCATTTGCGAATCCAATGCAGATACGATTATTGAAGTATCTTATACGGATGTGAAAACAGGTCAACCGGCAATCAATCATTGCAAAACTGCATTTGAACATGGCAAAAACGTAGTGATGACGAACAAAGGACCTGTCGCTTTAGCGTATAAAGAGCTCTCGGAAATTGCTGAGCAACACGGCGTATCTTGGGGATTTGAAGGCACTGTGATGAGCGGGACCCCAGCACTTCGTATGCCCATCTCAACACTTGCTGGAAATGACATTACTGAAATACGAGGGATTTTGAACGGGACAACAAATTATATTTTGACAAAAATGGAGAACGAAGGGGTTACATATGAAGAAGCGTTAGCAGAAGCTCAAGCTTTAGGTTATGCAGAAGCAGATCCTACAAGTGATGTAGAAGGTTATGATGCACGTTACAAAATCGTTATTCTTTCGAATTATGTAATGAAGGCCCCGTTGACCGTGGAAGAAGTTTCGTGCACAGGAATTTCGAGTATTACAGCTCAAGATATTGAAAAAGCGAAAAAAGAAAGTAAGCGCTGGAAGCTTATTGCCACAGCACGAAAACAACAAACAGGAGTCGTCGCTTGGATTGCTTTAGAAAAAGTAGATTTAGACGATCCGTTAGCAGCGATTAGTGGTGCGACAAATGCTATTACTTATGAGACAGATTTACTGGGGGCGGTAACCTTAAGTGGAGCAGGGGCTGGAAAAGTAGAAACGGGCTTCTCGTTATTGATTGATTTAATAACGATTGCTCGCCAAAAGCAAACAGTAAAACTATAA
- a CDS encoding M20 metallopeptidase family protein, whose product MVGHPLIVERANAIADQLIEWRRKFHQFPELSFQEFETSRYIADHLQKIDGMNIEVGLGLETSVVGTLTSGEGPTIAIRADIDALPIDELNNCDYRSQNLGVMHACGHDAHAAILLGVAEILAEQFKETDIQGTVKFIFQPAEESIDAEGMSGSPYLLQAGVYEGVDAAIALHMCPWLPVGEVQINDGCSMANVDVFQAEIYGTGGHGAYPELGTDPTWMLGPVLQALHGIVSRKVPALEAAVISIGQIHAGTASNIIPTEVKIEGTIRSYSSEIRDLLSNEIQKAFSVVNRLDGEYALDIQRGEPALVNHSGINAIFLKTISGIYPDLGITKKPFGMGGEDFGYVTQILPGSMFFLGCAVADGVQRDLHTPIFDIDEKCLPIGAAILAQTALNLLGGAISLESVPKKQVTQKNEV is encoded by the coding sequence ATGGTGGGACATCCCCTGATTGTTGAACGAGCCAACGCGATAGCAGACCAACTAATCGAATGGCGACGTAAGTTTCATCAGTTTCCTGAACTTAGTTTTCAAGAGTTCGAGACTAGTCGGTATATTGCAGACCATTTACAGAAAATAGATGGGATGAACATTGAAGTTGGTTTAGGACTAGAAACAAGTGTCGTCGGGACATTGACTTCAGGTGAAGGCCCGACGATTGCCATTCGAGCAGACATTGATGCACTGCCAATAGACGAACTAAATAATTGTGATTATCGCTCACAAAACCTAGGTGTTATGCACGCTTGTGGACATGATGCACATGCAGCAATTTTGTTGGGAGTGGCAGAAATTTTAGCAGAACAATTTAAAGAAACGGATATTCAAGGAACTGTGAAATTTATTTTTCAACCAGCAGAAGAAAGTATAGATGCAGAAGGAATGTCCGGGTCTCCATATCTTTTACAGGCTGGAGTATATGAAGGTGTAGATGCGGCGATTGCGCTACATATGTGCCCGTGGCTACCGGTTGGAGAAGTGCAAATTAACGATGGGTGTAGCATGGCAAATGTCGATGTTTTCCAAGCAGAAATTTATGGAACTGGCGGCCATGGCGCGTATCCGGAACTTGGAACCGATCCGACTTGGATGTTAGGTCCAGTATTACAAGCATTGCACGGAATTGTTTCCAGAAAAGTTCCTGCATTGGAAGCGGCCGTAATTAGCATCGGTCAAATTCATGCCGGGACAGCAAGCAACATTATTCCAACTGAAGTGAAAATTGAAGGAACCATTCGCAGTTATTCTTCTGAAATTCGTGACTTGCTATCTAACGAAATACAAAAAGCATTTTCAGTTGTGAATCGTTTAGATGGCGAGTATGCGTTAGATATTCAACGAGGAGAGCCAGCATTAGTGAATCATTCAGGCATTAATGCCATATTTCTTAAAACAATTTCCGGAATCTACCCTGACCTTGGCATCACAAAAAAACCATTTGGTATGGGGGGAGAAGATTTTGGGTACGTTACGCAAATACTGCCTGGTTCGATGTTCTTTTTAGGATGTGCTGTTGCAGATGGGGTGCAACGAGATCTTCATACACCAATTTTTGATATCGATGAAAAGTGTCTGCCAATAGGTGCTGCCATTTTAGCTCAAACAGCACTTAACCTTTTAGGTGGAGCGATTTCTTTAGAAAGCGTTCCGAAAAAGCAAGTAACACAAAAAAATGAGGTGTGA
- a CDS encoding aldehyde dehydrogenase family protein: MTTHLKGQKMFIAGEWVSSEQTIEVRNPQDNTIIDLVPAASVEDMLNCLEQAKHGAEIAAAMPVHQRIKVINGAADYIEEHHKKYAQTIAMESSKTIREATKEVGRAIQTLRISAEEARRINGETIPFDQSPGSESRIGYFYRFPIGVIAAITPFNDPLNLVAHKIGPAIASGNAIVVKPATVTPLSALLLAEAFSFAGLPAKVLSVITGHGREIGDALVTHPAVRMVTFTGGLEAGEQIVSKAGLKKISMELGSNSPVIVLGDADIEDAVESCVSGAFWAAGQNCLGVQRIYIEKSIFQSFQSQFVEQTNGYIVGDKQSELTDMGPLISEKEAIRVEKLVDEAVGKGAVILTGGKRNGAYYLPTVLTDVPSTCKLAEEEIFGPVVLLYSVANLDEAIALSNSVNYGLQAGIFTKNIDMAYKAIAKLDVGGVMVNDSSDYRIDAMPFGGVKNSGLGREGIKFSIQEMTETKVVCFKLPGQ; this comes from the coding sequence ATGACTACTCATCTTAAAGGTCAAAAAATGTTTATTGCAGGGGAATGGGTAAGCAGTGAGCAAACGATTGAAGTGCGTAATCCACAAGATAATACCATCATCGATTTAGTTCCTGCAGCTTCGGTTGAAGATATGCTGAATTGTTTAGAACAAGCAAAACATGGAGCGGAAATTGCAGCCGCAATGCCGGTTCATCAACGGATAAAAGTAATCAATGGTGCTGCAGATTATATAGAAGAACATCATAAAAAATATGCTCAAACCATCGCAATGGAAAGCAGCAAAACCATTCGTGAAGCAACTAAAGAAGTAGGCCGTGCGATTCAAACATTGCGTATTAGTGCAGAAGAAGCAAGACGAATCAACGGAGAAACCATTCCTTTTGATCAATCACCAGGAAGTGAAAGTCGAATCGGTTATTTCTACCGTTTTCCAATTGGTGTTATCGCAGCAATTACACCGTTCAACGATCCACTCAATTTAGTAGCACATAAAATTGGCCCAGCAATTGCTTCGGGAAATGCCATTGTCGTCAAACCAGCGACGGTTACGCCGCTTAGTGCACTGCTCTTGGCAGAAGCTTTTTCGTTTGCCGGCTTGCCAGCAAAAGTCTTGTCTGTTATTACAGGTCATGGCAGGGAAATCGGAGATGCACTTGTCACACATCCAGCCGTTCGAATGGTTACTTTCACAGGTGGACTTGAAGCGGGTGAACAAATAGTAAGCAAAGCTGGATTAAAGAAAATCAGTATGGAACTGGGTTCTAATTCCCCGGTCATCGTATTGGGGGATGCGGACATCGAGGATGCCGTGGAATCTTGTGTTTCAGGAGCTTTTTGGGCGGCAGGACAAAATTGCTTAGGCGTTCAGCGAATTTATATTGAAAAAAGTATTTTCCAATCTTTCCAAAGTCAATTTGTCGAGCAGACAAATGGGTATATTGTCGGCGATAAACAATCTGAGCTTACTGATATGGGCCCTCTAATCTCTGAAAAAGAAGCGATTCGTGTGGAAAAGTTAGTCGACGAAGCAGTGGGAAAAGGGGCAGTCATTTTAACCGGTGGAAAACGTAACGGAGCTTATTATTTGCCGACGGTGCTAACGGATGTTCCATCAACTTGCAAACTGGCCGAAGAAGAAATTTTTGGTCCCGTTGTTTTACTTTATTCAGTAGCGAATCTTGATGAAGCAATTGCGTTGTCGAATAGCGTCAACTATGGGTTGCAGGCAGGAATTTTCACGAAAAATATCGATATGGCCTATAAAGCGATTGCCAAACTGGATGTCGGGGGCGTAATGGTTAATGACAGCAGTGATTATCGTATTGATGCCATGCCATTTGGTGGAGTTAAAAACTCTGGATTAGGGCGTGAAGGGATTAAGTTTTCGATACAAGAAATGACAGAAACAAAAGTGGTTTGTTTTAAACTGCCCGGCCAATAA